A genomic segment from Drosophila miranda strain MSH22 chromosome 3, D.miranda_PacBio2.1, whole genome shotgun sequence encodes:
- the LOC108159544 gene encoding uncharacterized protein LOC108159544 isoform X15, giving the protein MPNNRNRNRNRNRNKRNRNQNQNQNQNQQQQEQREEEQQQDPQPEAEASSSSIADNGNSGSVSNELDTGTATNKVAVDPQLGEWEEPPKAAAAAAVEEEEKESTNHVAKDETEEKEPSTSSNQTEMGSKNSKHQTDKSGKQSSNESEKHKKELEQQEVPPLKAPGSPRQAKVIVHRIVREADETDGAEQPKGESPIQDQSQDQQQSNTSQDLKEDVAQRNEEVPVPHVAPHPQGPPLQRSTKVIIHQIRLERDDHAADQERKGKPTFEEISTTSPAPPGSLSLSQGPGSGTLSPPPRYLVESPKNVSGAVGQFTHFARDVQIQELELTSDCSSGEFNVLASPLVCEADSETEAAPATPTSTSPPDLQPSSRAEQQEQLRQKRAQKRNALETHFLPQLMHPRYLDSILEENSDLAGVGHPGLNRSSSSGNDLAGMRVPKVTETFPKSQLDFSRRHKRREEPVALMLETKLIEEASDLESCTRLQSALSPQSEDAELVYLSSSASSSMSDLMELELEQAAALAERALVDLDTDASKLFRRPDDEMSSTTTTDPATSSNETETEGELETETETERDAESRESTPVNQFVGNAGAEAGASASSSLSSLLSAATPTPTAEQPTRAEDTFVSFGSIREQAPEASGGSIGAASALSATREEFVRNMEKVRELIEMTRREQEHEETRDGVVSAPTAPEQSGMPRSPSPPPIPPPPAGLQHYNPTTSPDHPHTVSSGALAPLLLSRQESAESHCSDSTQHSQCTAINLASPPPSFASSSPPPQPQTQPQKQPQPPTPPLRQQQYHAPKYPVPLSAPAPAPAFTCTHPEPPTEQQQQQESEISVADDEPEPESESESDPIKKLRLLCTETLASMPYGEQVLEELASVAQDIAEPGAQPHNSTTMPYPLPEMPHIRELQLSTKHENKSSSSSSFSSSAWLGMPTQADPKLLVCLSPAQRPLVGETKPDQLLDDHQKFVERRGYHELSSAQVRALDSEQEQQQQQKQSEMLKTAAMMRELRKSLTPTPPPVPVKSAETAAKASAKRDDASDPKKNAASVGASSSIENKPRRAADPIEQQSTEQQEQQEQHQQQQTRSSHQMNSSTDFRFPATSMGGMESELARMFPSMAQQQGDIFEEQRKRFSNIETSNSQQPRAQQSKRYSNIETSSYESKKRTENGQVIYDITNSSHEKQSNRFPVAETEARSGSPDHAPPPPVPPPPIMSATKLNGSTTANTFIEDDDAPKNSRQEPDRRENGARNRESGTASTSTFGGTYEEFRQRAKAAVDAIGGPRPPPPAPANGLDNEKVFKDFDRLSQQMNAELQSTRERREKSASLFDLSGMTRSQGKHPLEELKQRRHAHMQELEREIERSSRSRQERMSSVPRNMESTPTSRTYEIPIELELEQGQEQRSRRAESMCNLSEPRPRPHTSVGHYNYSNNNSSLSQDDWARYASDLGYSENIARPFAREVEICYQRQGQNPTPRQSQPIRAPRLSASTNDLSSSGHQHSFDSHNAYGGRRTHAPMLSQAPQQQRPHYASCYSMIERDPNPKYISTTSRRGVSPGPAPSPVIGVPPPAYDRQQRRSSLPRELHEQQLKYILSKEEELRLEVERLQLERRRLMEEMQRAPILPPPQRRESYRPAAKLPTLSEDEVFRQQMAEEWMNKVAEREERRQHKIIKISKIEDEQDHATERANISDEFLSAVKERRHKLAMPADSDWESGAESQPQANPQVGVAANESSSDVEAAPVRILEGQAEASLRQLPRHLREFAKFSTSEQMPDGAQVERHEQQERREEATDHSHSSASQKTSIVKTYKVSRLPPSVQARPSYKSNGYVSEPEPNYDSDYSTVRYRTQNPHRVQSVSSAVNVRNLSQDEKLYGTMPNPIKSAQNSYKNQPGRIEDYTTGHSSVSEKEKKEWWDEVMDIFNGNLEQSKLSPLYTEGNLSRALAKESGYTSDSNLVFRKKELPVSSPLSPVEQRQAYKSLQAGGEPPLFGFRKPAPERPRDPDSNAPPIPPQPPIKGLYSSTYDLPYSTDTIDGSDVNIHFKTPIRHEQKQHIPEEELATRQAEHMQKLYHEERRRKYLQELQDMNSRRHTDNFTPSQKSPIALNRYDDFPTDVTLKSLVGPKTVARALYNFQGQSSKELSFRKGDTIYIRRQIDPNWYEGEHNAMIGLLPASYVEIVSRDGARTPSKRPSEGQARAKYNFQAQSGVELSLNKGELVTLTRRVDGNWFEGKIANRKGIFPVSYVEVLTDIGAEDIAARTTTVISSQSTTNLRPNLDVLRTNINNEFNTLTQNGAQPVNGILKETRTLHKTDALHVDTSSEPLAYRALYKYRPQNSDELELLEGDLVHVLEKCDDGWFVGTSQRTGCFGTFPGNYVERA; this is encoded by the exons ATGCCCAATAATCGCAATCGCAATCGTAATCGCAATCGCAACAAACGCAAtcgaaaccaaaaccaaaaccaaaatcaaaaccagcagcagcaggaacaacgggaggaggagcagcagcaggatccccagccagaggcagaggcatcATCTTCTTCCATAGCTGATAATGGAAATTCTGGCAGCGTTTCAAATGAATTGGACACGGGCACCGCCACCAACAAAGTTGCTGTGGATCCGCAGCTAGGAGAGTGGGAAGAGCCAccgaaagcagcagcagcagcagcagtagaagaagaagaaaaggaATCCACAAATCACGTAGCGAAAGACGAGACGGAAGAAAAAGAACCATCTACGAGCAGCAACCAAACAGAGATGGGGTCCAAAAACTCCAAGCATCAGACGGATAAATCCGGCAAGCAATCCAGCAATGAGTCGGAGAAGCACAAAAAGGAGTTGGAGCAGCAGGAGGTGCCTCCGTTAAAGGCACCGGGAAGTCCCCGACAAGCCAAGGTCATAGTGCATCGCATTGTGCGGGAAGCGGATGAGACAGATGGGGCAGAGCAGCCAAAAGGGGAATCCCCCATTCAGGATCAATCACAGGATCAGCAGCAGTCAAACACTAGTCAAGATCTGAAAGAAGATGTCGCACAACGCAATGAAGAAGTCCCTGTTCCTCATGTTGCCCCACATCCTCAGGGGCCGCCGCTGCAGCGCAGCACAAAAGTGATCATCCACCAGATACGCCTGGAAAGGGACGATCACGCGGCCGATCAAGAGCGTAAAGGTAAGCCCACCTTTGAGGAGATCAGCACCACCTCACCAGCACCCCCCGGTTCGCTGAGCCTCAGCCAAGGACCAGGATCAGGCACTCTGTCGCCGCCGCCGCGCTATCTGGTAGAGTCGCCCAAGAACGTGTCCGGCGCCGTGGGACAGTTCACGCACTTCGCCCGCGACGTGCAGAtccaggagctggagctgacCAGCGACTGCAGCTCCGGGGAGTTCAATGTACTGGCCTCGCCGCTTGTGTGCGAGGCGGACTCCGAAACGGAGGCAGCACCGGCCACGCCCACGTCAACATCCCCGCCGGATTTGCAGCCGTCCAGCCGCGCCGAGCAACAAGAACAGCTGCGGCAGAAGCGCGCCCAGAAACGGAACGCCCTGGAGACGCACTTCCTGCCGCAGCTGATGCACCCGCGCTACCTGGACAGCATCCTGGAGGAGAACAGCGATCTGGCAGGTGTCGGGCATCCCGGCCTAAATCGCAGCAGCTCCTCCGGAAACGATCTGGCGGGGATGCGCGTTCCGAAGGTGACCGAAACGTTCCCCAAGAGCCAGCTGGACTTTAGCCGTCGGCACAAGCGCAGGGAGGAGCCGGTGGCCCTCATGCTGGAGACGAAGCTGATCGAAGAGGCCAGCGACCTCGAGAGCTGCACTAGACTGCAGAGCGCACTGTCGCCCCAGTCGGAGGACGCGGAATTGGTGTACCTCAGCTCCTCGGCCTCCAGCAGCATGTCCGATCTGATGGAGCTCGAGCTGGAGCAGGCCGCCGCTCTGGCTGAGCGCGCCCTCGTCGACCTGGACACGGATGCCAGCAAACTGTTCCGACGGCCCGACGACGAGATGAGCAGCACGACCACCACGGATCCGGCCACGTCATCGAACGAGACGGAAACGGAGGGCGAACTGGagacggaaacggaaacggagAGGGACGCGGAGAGTCGCGAGAGCACACCTGTTAACCAATTCGTGGGCAACGCGGGAGCGGAAGCAGGAGCGTCGGCTAGCAGCTCGTTGTCTTCTCTTTTGAGTGCGGCAACGCCGACGCCCACAGCAGAGCAGCCAACGAGAGCAGAAGATACATTTGTATCTTTCGGATCGATTCGCGAACAGGCCCCAGAAGCCAGCGGCGGCAGTATCGGTGCAGCGTCAGCGCTGTCGGCCACGCGAGAGGAGTTCGTTCGCAATATGGAAAAAGTGCGCGAGTTGATCGAGATGACGCGACGCGAGCAGGAGCACGAGGAGACCAGAGATGGAGTCGTGTCCGCTCCGACTGCTCCGGAGCAGTCCGGTATGCCACGTTCGCCATCGCCCCCGCCCATTCCGCCGCCACCCGCTGGCCTACAGCACTACAATCCCACCACCAGTCCCGACCACCCCCACACAGTGTCCTCCGGTGCCTTGGCGCCTCTCCTGCTTAGCCGCCAGGAGTCCGCGGAGTCGCACTGCTCGGACAGCACCCAGCACAGCCAGTGCACGGCCATCAATCTGGCCTCGCCCCCGCCCAGCTTTGCTAGCAGCAGTCCcccgccacagccacagacacagccacagaaacagccacagccacccaCACCGCCCCTCAGACAACAACAGTACCATGCACCAAAATACCCTGTTCCTCTTTCCGCTCCTGCACCTGCTCCTGCTTTCACCTGCACCCACCCAGAACCCCCCaccgagcagcagcagcagcaagagtCAGAGATTTCAGTTGCAGATGACGAACCGGAaccggaatcggaatcggaatcggatcCCATAAAGAAGCTTCGCCTGCTGTGCACCGAGACCTTGGCGTCTATGCCGTATGGCGAGCAGGTGCTCGAGGAACTAGCCAGCGTGGCCCAGGACATAGCGGAGCCAGGAGCGCAGCCGCACAACTCCACCACGATGCCCTATCCCCTGCCAGAGATGCCCCACATTCGGGAGCTGCAGCTGTCCACCAAACACGAGAAcaagtcgtcgtcgtcgtcgtcgttctCCTCTTCCGCCTGGCTGGGCATGCCCACACAGGCGGATCCCAAGCTGCTGGTATGCCTGTCGCCGGCACAGCGTCCACTGGTCGGAGAGACCAAGCCCGATCAGCTGCTGGACGACCATCAGAAGTTCGTGGAGCGACGAGGCTACCACGAGCTGAGCAGCGCCCAAGTGCGTGCCCTCGACAGCGAgcaggagcaacagcagcagcagaagcagagcgAGATGCTCAAGACGGCGGCCATGATGCGAGAGTTGCGCAAGAGCCTGACACCCACGCCGCCGCCAGTGCCAGTGAAGAGCGCCGAAACAGCGGCCAAGGCGAGCGCCAAGAGAGATGACGCAAGCGACCCGAAGAAGAACGCAGCATCAGTGGGAGCATCGTCATCGATTGAAAATAAACCAAGGCGAGCAGCTGATCCCATCGAGCAGCAATCGACAGAGCAGCAAGAGCAGCaagagcagcaccagcagcagcagaccagATCCAGCCACCAGATGAACAGCAGCACGGACTTCAGATTCCCGGCCACCTCAATGGGCGGAATGGAGAGCGAGCTGGCCAGGATGTTCCCCAGCATGGCCCAGCAGCAGGGCGACATCTTTGAGGAGCAGCGCAAGCGCTTCTCCAACATCGAGACGTCCAACAGCCAGCAGCCAAGGGCGCAGCAGAGCAAGCGGTACTCGAACATCGAGACCAGCTCGTACGAGTCGAAGAAGCGCACGGAGAACGGTCAGGTGATCTACGACATAACGAATTCCAGCCACGAGAAGCAGAGCAACCGCTTCCCGGTAGCGGAGACAGAGGCCAGGTCGGGTTCCCCCGACCACGCCCCGCCGCCACCCGTCCCACCGCCGCCAATTATGTCAGCAACGAAATTAAACGGTTCGACTACGGCAAACACTTTCATTGAGGATGATGACGCGCCCAAAAATAGCCGGCAAGAGCCGGATAGGCGAGAGAATGGCGCGAGAAATCGCGAGAGTGGCACTGCCTCTACCTCCACCTTTGGCGGCACGTATGAGGAATTTCGGCAGCGTGCCAAGGCAGCCGTGGATGCCATTGGAGGACCCCGACCACCACCCCCCGCCCCGGCCAACGGGTTGGACAATGAGAAGGTGTTCAAGGACTTCGATCGGCTCTCGCAGCAGATGAACGCCGAGCTGCAGTCCACGAGGGAGCGGCGCGAGAAGTCCGCCTCGCTCTTCGATCTCAGCGGGATGACCAGGAGCCAGGGGAAGCATCCGCTGGAGGAGTTGAAGCAGCGGCGGCACGCCCACATGCAGGAGCTTGAGCGGGAGATCGAGCGGTCTTCCCGATCGCGGCAGGAGCGCATGTCCTCGGTGCCACGCAACATGGAGAGCACACCCACGTCCAGGACCTACGAGATTCCCATcgaactggagctggagcaggggcaggagcagcgTTCCCGGCGCGCCGAATCCATGTGCAACCTGAGCGAGCCACGCCCACGGCCACACACCTCCGTGGGGCACTACAactacagcaacaacaacagcagcttGTCGCAGGACGACTGGGCGCGTTATGCCAGCGATCTGGGATACTCGGAGAACATCGCGCGACCCTTTGCCCGCGAGGTGGAGATCTGCTACCAGCGTCAGGGACAGAATCCGACTCCCAGGCAATCGCAGCCCATCCGGGCGCCACGCCTCTCTGCCAGCACCAACGACCTGAGCAGCAGTGGCCACCAGCACAGCTTCGATAGCCACAACGCGTACGGCGGCCGGAGGACGCACGCGCCCATGCTTAGCCAGgcgccacagcagcagcggccccACTACGCCAGCTGCTACTCGATGATCGAGCGAGATCCGAATCCGAAGTACATCAGCACCACCTCCAGGCGAGGCGTGAGCCCGGGCCCAGCTCCATCGCCAGTCATAGGCGTACCGCCGCCAGCCTATGATCGCCAGCAGAGGCGATCCTCGCTGCCGCGTGAGCTGCACGAGCAGCAGCTCAAGTACATCCTGTCCAAGGAGGAGGAACTGCGCCTGGAGGTGGAGCGGCTGCAGCTGGAGCGCCGTCGCCTGATGGAGGAGATGCAGCGGGCGCCCATATTGCCGCCGCCACAGCGACGGGAGAGCTATCGGCCGGCGGCCAAGCTGCCGACGCTCAGCGAGGACGAGGTGTTCCGCCAGCAGATGGCCGAGGAGTGGATGAACAAGGTGGCCGAGCGTGAGGAGCGGCGCCAGCACAAGATCATCAAGATCTCCAAGATCGAGGACGAGCAGGACCATGCCACAGAGCGGGCCAACATAAGCGACGAGTTCCTCAGCGCCGTCAAGGAGCGACGCCACAAGCTGGCCATGCCGGCGGACAGTGACTGGGAAAGCGGGGCCGAATCGCAGCCCCAGGCCAACCCCCAGGTGGGCGTGGCCGCCAACGAGTCGTCGTCGGATGTGGAGGCAGCGCCCGTGCGCATCCTCGAGGGCCAGGCGGAGGCCAGTCTGCGACAGCTTCCGAGGCATCTGCGCGAATTTGCCAAGTTCTCGACTAGCGAACAGATGCCGGATGGGGCACAGGTGGAGCGGCACGAGCAGCAGGAGCGGCGCGAGGAGGCCACGGACCACTCGCACAGCAGTGCCAGCCAGAAGACCAGCATCGTGAAGACGTACAAGGTGTCGCGTCTGCCGCCTTCCGTGCAGG CCCGTCCGTCGTACAAGAGCAACGGTTACGTATCAGAGCCCGAACCCAACTACGACTCCGACTACTCCACGGTGAGGTACCGCACACAGAATCCGCATCGAGTGCAGTCAGTCTCCTCGGCCGTCAATGTGCGAAACCTGAGCCAGGACGAGAA GTTGTATGGTACTATGCCAAATCCCATCAAGTCGGCTCAGAATTCGTATAAAAATCAGCCAGGTCGCATCGAGGACTACACCACAGGACATTCGTCTGTGTCCGAAAAGGAGAAGAAGGAG TGGTGGGACGAAGTGATGGACATCTTTAACGGG AATCTAGAACAATCGAAGCTATCTCCACTCTACACAGAAGGCAACTTGTCCAG AGCTCTGGCCAAGGAATCCGGCTACACCAGCGACTCCAACCTAGTCTTCCGCAAGAAGGAGCTGCCCGTCAGCAGTCCCCTCAGCCCCGTGGAGCAGCGACAGGCCTACAAGAGTCTACAGGCAGGCGGAGAACCGCCCCTTTTCGGCTTCCGCAAGCCAGCGCCCGAGAGGCCCAGAG ATCCCGACTCGAACGCGCCCCCCATACCCCCACAGCCGCCAATCAAGGGCCTCTACAGCTCCACCTACGACCTACCGTACAGCACTGACACTATCGATGGCTCAG ACGTCAACATTCACTTCAAGACACCGATAAGGCATGAGCAGAAGCAGCACATACCGGAGGAGGAACTAGCCACACGCCAAGCGGAGCATATGCAGAAGCTGTACCACGAGGAGCGACGCCGCAAGTATCTACAGGAGCTGCAGGACATGAACTCTCGACGCCACACGGACAACTTCACGCCCTCGCAGAAGTCCCCGATCGCCCTAAACCGCTACGATGACTTCCCCACCGACGTGACGCTCAAGTCGCTGGTGGGTCCCAAAACCGTTGCCCGGGCCCTCTACAACTTCCAGGGACAGAGCTCCAA AGAGCTCTCCTTCCGCAAGGGCGACACCATCTACATAAGGCGGCAGATCGATCCCAATTGGTATGAGGGTGAGCACAATGCGATGATCGGGTTGCTGCCAGCGAGCTATGTGGAG ATTGTTAGCCGCGATGGCGCCCGCACTCCGTCCAAGCGGCCATCGGAGGGCCAGGCTCGTGCCAAATACAATTTCCAGGCCCAGTCGGGCGTAGAGCTATCTCTGAACAAGGGAGAGCTGGTCACGCTGACGCGTAGGGTGGATGGAAACTGGTTCGAGGGCAAGATCGCCAACAGGAAGGGCATATTCCCAGTGTCCTATGTGGAG GTGCTCACGGACATTGGAGCCGAGGATATCGCGGCCAGAACAACGACCGTGATCAGCAGCCAGAGCACCACAAATCTGCGGCCCAATCTGGATGTGCTGCGCACAAACATCAACAATGAGTTCAACACGCTGACCCAGAACGGAGCCCAGCCCGTGAACGGAATCCTGAAAGAAACGCGGACGCTGCACAAGACGGACGCACTCCACGTGGACACCAGCTCCGAGCCACTGGC CTATCGCGCCCTGTACAAGTACCGGCCACAGAACTCCGATGAACTGGAGCTGCTGGAGGGGGATTTGGTGCACGTGCTGGAGAAGTGCGACGACGGATGGTTCGTGGGCACCTCGCAGCGCACCGGCTGCTTTGGCACATTCCCCGGCAACTATGTGGAACGCGCCTAA